The following DNA comes from Marichromatium purpuratum 984.
CCCAGTCGCCGCCGCCCTCGGGGCGGGTGAGCACCTCCAGGTTGTCCATCAGCGCGCCCATCCAGGGTGTCATCTTCTCCTCCTCCGTGCCGGGCAGGAAGCCGATGTCCTCGCCCACCGGAACCGTCACCCGGGTCATGATGATCTCGCGATAGCGGTTCTGGTCGAGCACCTGCGCCAGCCCGGCGGCGAGCGCCAGCAGCGTCTTGCCGGTGCCGGCGGTGCCGAGCAGAGTGACGAAGTCGAGTTCGGGGTCCATCAGCATGTTGAGCGCGAAGTTCTGCTCGCGGTTGCGCGCGGTGATGCCCCAGACGTTGTGACGCGTCACCCGATGGTCCTCGACCAGCTCGATCACCGCCTCGGTTTCGGCGGGTTTGTCGCGCACGATCGCCTCGAAGCCGTCGTCCCGATCGAGCGAGAGACACTGCGCCGGGTACCAGTCGGCGATGTCGGGGCCGGAGACGCGGTAGAAGGTGTGGCCATCCTCCTGCCAGGCGTCGACCGCCTTCTGGTGTCGCTCCCAGAAGTCTGCGGGCAGCGCGTCGTGACCGCTGTAGAGCAGCTCGGCGTCGTCGAGCACGCGGTCGTTGCTGTAGTCCTCGGCGACGATGCCGAGGACCGCCGCTTTGATCCGCAGATTGATGTCCTTGGAGACCACGATCACCTGGCGGTCCGGGCGCTCGCGGCTGAGCACCTGGGCGATGCCGAGGATCTGGTTGTCGGCGACGGTGCCGGGGAGCGCCTCGGGCAGGTCGAGTTTGAAGGCGGTGGTCTGGAAATAGAGCCGGCCACTGGCCGCCTCGAGCCCGCCGCCGTTGCCGGCGAGCGGGCCGAGCGCTAGTCCGGCGTCGATCTCTGTCTTGTCCGCCCCGCCCATCAGCTGGTCGAGGAAGCGGCTGACCTGGCGCACGTTGCGCGCGACCTCGGACATGCCCTTCTTGCCGCGGTCGAGCTCTTCGAGCACCACCATCGGCAGGAAGAGATCGTGCTCCTGGAAGCGGAACAGTGCGCTCGGGTCGTGCATCAACACGTTGGTATCGAGGACGAACAGGCAGGTGGTGTCGTTTTCGCGTTTGATCATGACGGTCTGCAGGGAGCGGTTGGGGCGTGGCCTGGCGCGCAGAGTTGCGTCGGTCGCGCCGTTGCGGACGCCCGCGTACCGGGCCTCGGGGGGCAGGCGCGACCGGTCGGGGTCGTGCCCGGCGGTACCCTGGAGGTCCGTCTGGCGGGGTGAGGATAGGGGGAGGCGAGAGGCCTGCGGCGGGCGTGGCGGGACATGATGCGATGGCGCGCCCTCTCCGCCTGCTACTGGGCCAGGCCCCTGACCGCTTCAAGCACCTCGTCGACGTGCCCCTTGACCTTCACCTTGCGCCACTCCCGCACCAGGGTGCCGGTGGCGTCGATGAGGAAGGTGCTGCGTTCGATACCGAGGCTCTCGCGACCATAGAGCGTCTTGAGCTTGATCACGTCGAAGGCGCGGCAGAGCTGCTCGTCGGTGTCGGCGATCAGCTCGAAGGGGAAGGATTGCTTGGTCTTGAAGTTCTGCTGGGCGCGCAGACCGTCGCGCGAGGCGCCGAGGATGAGGGTGTCGGCGGCGCCGAAGTCGGCGTGGGCGGCGGCGAAGTCCAGCCCCTCCTGGGTGCAGCCCGGGGTACTCGCCCTGGGGTAGAAGTAGAGCACCAGGTTGCGGCCACGATAGTCGGTCAGCCGGATCTGTTGGTCGTCGGTGGCGGTCAGCTCGAGGTCGGGGACCGGGTCACCGATGGCAATGCTCATGCGTCTTGCTCCCTGTAGCGATGGCTCATCCGCCGATGTGCGGTCGCCGTCGCCGGATTGGAAGCGGGCATCGCCGTCGACTCAGCTCTTGAGCGGCTCGAGCACCGCGTCGAGGTTGAGTCCGTCGCAGTAGTCCATGAACTCGTCGCGCAGTCCGGCGATATGGATGTCGGCGGGGATGCCCACGGCGATGTGCACCGAGAACATCGGGGTGCCGGTATGGGCCGCGGCATAGGTGCTGGTGGCCATGTCCTCGATGTTGATCCGGCGCTCGGCGAAGAAGGCGGCGAGGTTGTTGACGATCCCCGGATGATCCATCGATACCACGTCGACCGCGTAGGGCAGCAGGTTGGCCCCGGCGTTACGCTGGCCGGTGCGCTTGGAGACGATGGTCATGCCGAGCTGGCGCTCGAGCTCGGGCAGCGCGTTCTCGATCTTGGCGAGGGTGTTCCATTTTCCTTCCACCAGCAGCATGGCGGCGAACTCGCCACCCAGGACGCTCATCCGGCTGTCCTCGATATTGCAGCCGTGCTCGAGCACGGTCCGGGAGATCTGATCGACGATACCGGGGTGGTCTTCGCCGAGCGCCGAGATCACGAGGTAGGTCTTCTGCCTGGTCATGTCCTTGCCGAAGGTGGAGGGTTGAGGAGACAACGCTGAGTGTAGCATGGCGCGTCTGCGCACCCCTATCGGCGGCTTTCGGTTACCAGCTACCAGCTACCAGCTACCAGCCATCAGCTACCAGCCGCCAGTGGGGAAGGGTCGGCTACTTTGGCTGGCGGCTGGCGGCTGGCGGCTGATGGCTGATGGCTCGAATCCCCCTCACCCCGGCTCGGCCCACATCCGCAGCAGGTTGACATAGCTGCGGTCGACCCGCTGGGCGGCGGGATCGTCGGGGGCGCGCTCGAGCAGGGTCTCGCGGGCCTGGCCGAGTTCATAGAGCAGCTCGCGGCGGGCCGGGTCACGCACCAGGCTCTGGATCCAGGTCACCGCCACCAGCCGCTCGCCCCGGGTCACCGGGGCGACCTGGTGGAGGCTGGAGGCGGGGTAGAGCACCGCGTCGCCGGCCTCGCCTCGCACCCGCTGCTCGCCGAAGCTGGTACGGATCACCAGCTCGCCGCCGTCGTAATCGTCCGCCGGGCTGAGCCACAGGGTCAGCGCCAGGTCGCTGCGCATCCGTCCCCCGGCCCCGCCCATGATCGGCTCGTCGACGTGCTCGCCGTAGTGCATCCCCGGGCGGTAGCGGGCGAAGATCGGGTCGGCGACCCGCTCGGGCAGGGCGGTGGCGCGAAACACCGGGTGATGGCCGAGCGCCGACATGATGATGCGCGCGAGTCGCTGCATCCGCTCGGGGTCGGGTTGCAGCTCCTGGTTGTGCTTGACCCGTGCCGCGCTGCGCCCGGCGCTGCGGGTGCCCGCGACCGCCGGCAGCTCGGCCAGCGTGGCGTGGACCTTGTCGAGTTGAGCCGGGCCGAGTAGCTGGGGGATGATCTGCAACATGGGATCTCCTTGGTCGGGATCTCGGTGATGGTCGCCCCGCGCCCGGGGCGATCGGATTGGTCGAGACACGAGGGAGGCGGCGACATGATCCTGCAGGTCAGCATCGATGACCGGACCCATCGACTCGAGGTGCCCGAGGCGCTGCTCGAACAGGCGGCGACGTTCTTCGCTCAACTCGATCGCGACATGGATCGCGGCTGGCAGCTCGGGCGCACCTGGGTCGAGCACCCGGATCGCGAGCAGCGCTGCAGGATCGTCGCCGACAAGCTGCTCACCGCGATCGAGGACGGCAATACCCGGCTCGGGCTGCTGATGGCCGGCTATCTGCTCGATCGCCTGCCCGAACTGGAATCCGTGGCGCTCGCCGTCGATGGCGAGATCCACGACCACCGCTTCAATCTCGTCGCCGCGCCTGATGCCGCGCCCGTCGTCGATATCGAGACCGCCACCCCGGCGCTCGGGCTCGACAAGCTCGCGGCGCTGGCGCGCGCCGGCGAGGAGGTCACGGCGGTGTTCAAGGTCGGTCGCGGCTATCGCTTCTCGGTGTTCGACCACGCCAGCGGCGCCTGGCGCGACGGTCCGCTGTGCGGCGTCGAGGTGGAGGCGGCGCGGCTGCGCGAGGCGGCCTTCAAGGCGCGCTATGAGGCGCTGCAGCGGGGGCGCGCCGGCTGAGCGCGAGGCGGGCATGGAGGCGTTGGCGCAACTCGACTGGCAGGGCTGGTTCAGTCTGGCGATGGTGGCCTGCTGCTTCGTGCTGTTCGCCTTCACCCGGGTCGCCCCCGACATCGTCACCAGTGGCGCGCTGACCCTGCTGCTGGTCAGCGGGGTGCTCACCGCCGAGGAGGCCCTGGCCGGTTTCGCCAACCCCGGCATGCTCACCGTCGGGGTGCTCTACGTGGTGGTCAGCGGGCTGGCCGAGACCGGCGCCATCGGCTGGCTCGGCCCGCGCCTGCTCGGCCGCCCGCACGGACCGCGCGCGGCGCGGGTGCGGCTGATGGCGCCGGTGGCCGCGCTCAGCGCGCTGCTCAACAACACCCCGGTGGTGGCGATCTTCATCCCCGCGGTGCAGGACTGGGCCAGACGCCATCGTCTGGAGCTGTCGCGGTTGCTGATCCCGCTGTCCTATGCCGGGATCGTCGGTGGGACCTGCACCCTGATCGGCACCAGTACCAATCTGGTGGTCAACGGGCTCTATATCGAGCACCAGGGCGGCGCCGGGCTGGGGTTGTTCGAGCCGTTGTGGATCGGGCTGCCGGTGACCCTGGTCACCCTCGGCTTTCTGCTGCTCGCCGGCGACTGGCTGCTGCCGCGCCGCCAGCCCCCGGCGGCCGGCTACGGCGACCTGCGCGAGTACGTCGCCGAGATGCTGGTCGAGCCGGGCAGTGCGCTGGTCGGGCGCTCGATCGAGGCCGCCGGGCTGCGTCAGCTCCCGGGGCTGTTCCTGGTCGAGATCGAGCGCGGCGCCCAGGTGCTGCCCGCCGTCTCCCCGCAGGCGGTGCTCCAGGCCGGCGATCGGCTGGTGTTCGTCGGGGTGATCGACTCGATGATGGAGCTGCAGCGTACCCGCGGGCTGATCCCGGCCAATGACCAGGTGTTCAAGCTCGACCTGCCACGCCCCGGGCGTTGCTTCGTCGAGGCGGTGCTCTCCGACAAGTCGCCGCTGATCGGACTGAGCGTGCGCGACGGGCGCTTTCGCAACCGCTACGACGCGGTGATCATCGCGCTCTCGCGCAACGGCCGACGGGTGCGCGGCAAGATCGGCGACATCGTCCTCGCCCCCGGCGACACCCTGCTGCTGGAGACCCGCCCGGACTTCGTCGAGCGTCAGCGCAACGTCCGCGACTTCCTGCTGGTGAGCCAGATCGGCGACTCCCACCCACTCGAGCACCGCCGCGCGCCGCTGGCCATCGCCATCGTGCTGGCGATGGTGGCGGTGGTCGCGTTCGGCTGGCTGAGCATGCTCGAGGCGGCGCTGCTGGCCGCCGGCAGCATGATCCTCACTGGCTGCACCAGTGGGCGCATCGCCCGGCGCGCACCGGACTGGCAGGTGCTGGTGGTGATCGCCACTTCCTTCGGCATCGGCGCGGCGCTGGAGAAGACCGGCGCCGCGGCGCTGCTCGCCGGCGGTCTGATCGGGCTCGCCGACGGCCAGCCGTGGTCGGCGCTGGGCCTGGTGTTCGTCGCCACCGCGCTGCTCACCTCGCTGGCCACCAACAACGTCGCTGCGGTGCTGGTGTTCCCGATCGCGGTCGAGACCGCGCGCACCATGGGGGTGGCGCTCGAGCCCTTCGTGCTGACGCTGATGGTCGCCGCCTCGGCGAGCTTCGCCACCCCGATCGGCTATCAGACCAATCTGATGGTGTTCAACGTCGGCGGCTATCGCTTCGGCGACTTCGTCCGCGCCGGGGTGCCGCTAACCCTGCTGGTGGGCGTGGTGACCGTTGCGCTGACGCCGTTGGTGTGGCCCTTCCGGCCCTGAGTTAAGCTCGGGGCATCGTCCCGTCACTGGCCCGGAGGTCCGGATGTCGCCCTTGTGCTCTCGCCCGTTGCATCCCCTGTTGCTGTTGTCGCTGTCCCTGGGCTGGTGCGCCGTCGCCGTCGCCAACCCCTGGCCCGGGGTCGAGCGCCCGAGCGCCGGTCCGGCGCAGGTCATTGGCGCTCCGGCCAATGGCTGTCTCGCCGGCGCCGTGGCACTGCCCGCGAGCGGGGTCGGTTATCTCGACGTACGCCGTTGGCGTGGCCGTTACTACGGCCATCCGCGTCTGCTCGCGCTGATCGAGACGCTCGGCCGGGCGCAGCAGGCGCGCGACGAGCGGCTGGTGATGGTCGGCGATCTCTCGCAGCCGCGCGGCGGGCGGATGTCCGGCGGTCATCGCAGCCACCAGCACGGGCTCGACGTCGACCTGTGGCTGACCCTGGCAGCGTCGCCGGCGGATGCGCGAGCGCTGCTCGACGAGGGCGATCCGCCGAGCCTGGTCAGCGGTGATCGGGTCAACCGGCGTTGGGGCGAGGATGCGCGCTTTCTCATCGAGTGGGCGGCGCGCCGCCCCGAGGTCGACCGTCTGTTCGTCAATCCGGCGATCAAGCGCGCGCTCTGTGACGCCACCGGTGGCGCCGACTGGCTGCGCAAGGTACGGCCGTGGTGGGGACACGACGCCCACACGCACGTGCGTCTGGCCTGCCCGGAGGACAGCCCGGCCTGCGAGCCGCAGTCGCCGATCCCGGCGGGGCCGGGCTGTGGCGCCGAACTCGACTGGTGGTTCAGCGCCGAGGCGCGCAGCCCGGGCAGTGGGCGACGCGTCGCCGAGCCGACCCCGCCGGCGGCCTGCGCGCGGCTGTTGAACGCCCCCTGAGCCGGTCCGCCCGATGACGCGCCAGCCCACTGGTCATGCGGGCTCGGCGCGTTTCGCTGTACCCGTTGCATGGCTTCCGGTATGTTTCTCGCATGCGTCTCGAAAAGATCAAACTCGCCGGCTTCAAGTCCTTCGTCGACCCCACCAGCGTCGCCTTCCCCAGCAACCTCGTCGGGGTGGTCGGCCCCAACGGCTGTGGCAAGTCCAATGTGATCGATGCGGTGCGCTGGGTGATGGGCGAGAGTTCGGCGAAGATGCTGCGCGGCGAGTCGATGGCCGACGTCATCTTCAACGGCAGCACCGGGCGCAAGCCGGTGGGCACGGCGAGCATCGAGCTGGTGTTCGACAACAGTGACGGTCGCGCCGGCGGCGAGTACGCGCGCTTTGCGCAGATCTCGGTCAAGCGTCAGGTCACCCGCGACGGCCAGTCGACCTACTTCCTCAACGGCGCGCGCTGTCGTCGGCGCGACATCCAGGACCTCTTCCTCGGCACCGGCCTGGGGCCGCGCTCCTACGCCATCATCGAGCAGGGGATGATCTCGCGGATCATCGAGGCCCGTCCCGAGGACCTGCGTCTGTTCCTTGAGGAGGCCGCCGGCATCTCCAAGTACAAGGAGCGCCGCCGCGAGACCGAGAACCGGATGCGCCACACCCGCGAGAACCTGGAGCGGCTCGACGACCTGCGCGAGGAGGTCGGCAAGCAGCTCGAACACCTCGAACGCCAGGCCGCCACCGCCGAGAAGTACACCCGGCTCAAGGCCGAAGAGCGTCAGCTCGGGCTCGAGCTCAAGGCGCTGCGCTGGCGCGCGCTGGCCACCGAGATCGCCACCGACGATCGGCACATCGCCGAGGCCGAGACCGGTGCCGAGGGCCATCTCGCCGAGCAGCGCCGGATCGAGTCCGAACTCGAGCAGCGGCGCGCGGCACGCGCCGAGGCCGGCGAGTCCTTCAACAAGGTTCAGGAGCGGTTCTACGCGGTGGGCGCCGAGATCGCCCGCACCGAGCAGGCGATCGAGTTCGCCAGCCAGGCGCGCGCGCGCACCGAGTCCGAGCTGGCGCGGCTCGACCAGGAACAGGGCGACGCCGCGCGTCATCTCGAACGCGATCGCGCCCGTCTGGTCGAGCTGGAGCAGGCGCTCGCCGCCGACGAGCCCGAGTTGGCCCGCGCCGAGCAGGCGCTCGCCGAGGTCGCCGGCTCGGTGATGACCGCCGAGGAGCAGTTGCGGTCGTGGGAGGCGGAGTGGGACCGCTTCAACCGCGAGGCGGCGCAGCCGGCCGAGCAGGCACAGGTCGAGCGCGCGCGGATCAATGCCATCGAGCAGCGGATCGAACGCGATCGCGAACGGCGGCGCCGGATCGAGGAGGAGGTCTCGCGGCTGCGCTCGGCCGACGTCCACGAGCGCATCGAGGTGCTGGAGGAGCAGGAAGAGGTCTGTCTGGCGCGGATCGACGACTTCGAGCAGCGCCAGCACACCCACGCCGAGACGCTCGCCGAGCACGACCGGGCGCTGCGCACGCTCGCCGCCGAACTCGACCAGGTCCGCACCGAGTTGCAGCAGACCAAGGGTCGCCACGCCTCGCTGCTGGCCTTGCAGGAAGCTTCTCTGGCCGAGTCCGCAGGGGGCGACTGGCTCGCCGGGCGCGGACTGGCCGACGCGCCGCGGCTGCTCGACGGTCTGGAGGTCGAGCCGGGCTGGGAGCGAGCGGTCGAGTGCGTGCTCGGCGAGCGGCTCGGCGCGCTCGGCTGTGATCACCCGGAGCGGCATCTCATCGCACCTGCCGCCGTGCCCTCGGGGGTGATGCTGTTTGACAGCGCCGCCACCTCGACGGCGGCGGTTGGCGAGACTCTGGCCGCCCGGGTGCGCGGCAGCGGTCCGCTCGACGCGCTGCTTGTCGGCGTGCTGGCCGCCGAAGGGGTGGAGCAGGCGCTCGCCGATCGCGCGCGACTCGCCGCGGGCGAGTACTGGGTGACCCGTGAGGGGTTTCGCGTCGGTCGCGACTGGTGGCGCGCGCCACCGACCGACGATGACGGCGTGCTGGCGCGCGCCGAGGCGGTCCGCGGTCTCGAGCAGCAGATCGAAACGCTGGAGGCGCGCGAACAGGTGCTGCTCGAGGACGACGAGCAGCGTCGCGCCGCGCGCGCCGAGGCCGAGCAGGTTCGCGCCGCGACCGCTGCCACCCTCGCCGAGTATCAGCGCGAGCTGTCCACGCTGCGCTCCGAGCTGGCCGGGCTGCGCACCCGTGACGAGCACCAGCGTGCCCGTCTGCAGGCGCTCGCCGAGGAGCGGACCGAACTCGAGGAGCAGCGCGCCGAGGCGCTGCTGGAGATGGAGGACCGGCGCGAGCGCTTGCACGACCTGCTCGCCGAGGTCGACGCCCTGGCCGAGCGGCGCGAGTCGCTCGACGGCGAGCGCGAGCGGCTGCGCGCGGTGGTCGCCGAGGGGCGCGAGCGCGAGCGTGGCTGTCGCGAACAGGCACAGACGCTGCGGGTACGGGTCGAGTCCAACCGCACCGCGCAGACCGCCACCCGTCACAGCCTAGACCGCGCCGAGGAGCGCGGCGCCCAGCTCGCCGAGCGGCGCGAGACCCTGCTCGACAGCCTGGAGGCGGGGGTCGAGCCGCTGGCCGAGCAGCGCGAGCGGTTGGAGGAGCAGCTCGAACTGCGCGTCGAGATCGAGGCCCGACTGGGCGAGGCGCGCGCCCGGGTCGAAACCCTCGAGGCCGAGCAGCGCGCGCTCGAACAGGCGCGCCAACGCCTCGAACAGCTGCTCGCCGGCGCCCATCAGGGGCTCGACGCGCTACGTCTGGCACGCCAGGAGCGGCTGGTGCGCCAGCGCACCCTGGAGGAGCAGCTCGCCGAGTCCGCGGCCAGCGCCCCGACGCTGCTCGAGGGTCTCGACCCCGAGGCCACCGAGGAGGTCTGGCAGCAACGCCTGACCCAGACCGGCAATCGCATCCAGCGGCTCGGCGCGATCAACCTCGCCGCCATCGACGAGTTCAAGGAGCAGTCGCAGCGCAAGACCTATCTCGACGCCCAGCATGCCGACATCTCCGACTCGCTCGAGACCCTGGAGCAGGCGATCCGCAAGATCGACCGCGAGACCCGCACCCGCTTCAAGGCGACCTACGAGCAGGTCAACAGCGGTTTCCAGGCCATCTTCCCGCGGCTGTTCGGCGGCGGTCACGCCTATCTGGAGCTGACCGACGACGACCTGCTGGAGACCGGGGTGAGCGTGATGGCACGCCCGCCGGGCAAGCGCAACTCCAGCATCCACCTGCTCTCCGGCGGCGAGAAGGCGCTCACCGCGGTGGCCCTGGTGTTCGCCATCTTCGAGTTGAACCCGGCGCCTTTCTGCATGCTCGATGAGGTCGACGCCCCGCTCGACGACGCCAACGTCGGGCGCTTCTGCGAGCTGGTGCGCTCGATGTCCGACCGGGTGCAGTTCATCTTCATCAGCCACAACAAGGTGACCATGGAGATCGCCGACCACCTGCTCGGCGTCACCATGCACGAGCCCGGCGTCTCGCGCCTGGTCGCCGTCGACGTCGATGAGGCGGTGCGCCTGGCGGCGGTGTGAGGGCGAGCGACCAGCGACCAAGGGATTGAACCGCCAAGGCGCGAAGGACGCAAAGAAAAGTCCATGCTTACCGCTTCAGCACTGGCGCCAATCCCCGCTGGTGGCTGCTTGCTGGTAGCTGATCACTTTGTTCATCCTTTGCGCCCTTTGTGTCTTTGCGGTTCACCGTTACTGATCGCGCTCGCGCGGCGCTGCTCCTCTACAGCGCCGGGCCTCGGCATTGTTATACTCATGCGCACGAAAACGCGGGTCTGGGGCCGAGTCGCGCCTTGGTCGCCCGCTGGAATCCCGCGCCTCTGCGCGGGGCGAAATCCCGTCACCCGTGCAGCAACCGAGAGCCGAATGGACGCCGATACGCTTCGCCTGATTCTGTTGGTCGTGGGGGCCATCCTGATCCTTGCCCTCTATCTCTGGGAGCGTGGTCACGAACTCGAGGACCCCGCCGGTCTCGATGACGATGATACTGCCGGGCACGCGCGCGCCTCGACCCGCGCCAAGCGCGAGCCGGCGCTCGGCGACTTCGATGACGGTGACGCGCCGCGCGAGGCCCGTCGTCGCGAGGCGCGAGAGGACGTCCCCGAGGACTTCGATGACACGCTGGAGGCCGTGCACCAGCAGGCGCTCGAGCCGCCTGCGCCCTTGTTGTTGCAGGTGAGCGTGGTCGCTCCGGACGAACGGCCGTTCGCCGGCGAGGCGCTGATGGACGTGGCCGAGACCTGTGGCCTGCACCCCGGCGAGATGGAGATCTTCCACTACACCGATACCCTCGACGGCGAGCCGCGTTACGCCTTCAGCATGGCCAACATGGTCAAGCCCGGTATCTTCCCCTTCGACGAGATGGAGACCTTCTCCACCCCCGGGCTGTTGCTGTTCGCCCAACTCGAGGGCGAGCCGGAGGACATGGCGGTGTTCGACGAGATGATCGCCACCGCCCGCAAGCTCGCCACCATGCTCGACGGCGAGGTTCATGACGATCACCGCAAGCCGTTGTCGATCAAGAAAGAAGAAGAGATGCGCCGCGCAGTGCGTGAGAACGAGCGCCTGTGGGCCGGAGTGACCCTGAATTGAACCCGCCCGATTCGGCGCGCGCCCGCGCCGAGGCGCTGCGCGCCGAACTGCTCCATCACAACTATCGCTATTACGTGCTCGACGATCCAGAGATCCCGGACGATGCCTACGATCGTCTGTTGCGCGAGCTGCTGGCGCTCGAGGCCGAATACCCCGAGCTGGTCGGCCCCGACTCGCCGACCCAGCGTGTCGGCGCCGAGCCGCTGGCGGCCTTCGCCGAGGTCGAGCACCGGCTGCCGATGCTCTCGCTCGACAACGCCAAGAGCGCCGAGGAGCTGGCCGCCTTCACCGCGCGCGTGGGCAAGG
Coding sequences within:
- a CDS encoding PhoH family protein; this encodes MIKRENDTTCLFVLDTNVLMHDPSALFRFQEHDLFLPMVVLEELDRGKKGMSEVARNVRQVSRFLDQLMGGADKTEIDAGLALGPLAGNGGGLEAASGRLYFQTTAFKLDLPEALPGTVADNQILGIAQVLSRERPDRQVIVVSKDINLRIKAAVLGIVAEDYSNDRVLDDAELLYSGHDALPADFWERHQKAVDAWQEDGHTFYRVSGPDIADWYPAQCLSLDRDDGFEAIVRDKPAETEAVIELVEDHRVTRHNVWGITARNREQNFALNMLMDPELDFVTLLGTAGTGKTLLALAAGLAQVLDQNRYREIIMTRVTVPVGEDIGFLPGTEEEKMTPWMGALMDNLEVLTRPEGGGDWGREATNDLLRNRIRISSLNFMRGRTFLDKYIILDEAQNLTAKQMKTLITRAGPGTKVVCLGNISQIDTPYLTETTSGLTYVVDRFKHWEHGGHITLMRGERSRLADFASQTL
- a CDS encoding peroxiredoxin, whose product is MSIAIGDPVPDLELTATDDQQIRLTDYRGRNLVLYFYPRASTPGCTQEGLDFAAAHADFGAADTLILGASRDGLRAQQNFKTKQSFPFELIADTDEQLCRAFDVIKLKTLYGRESLGIERSTFLIDATGTLVREWRKVKVKGHVDEVLEAVRGLAQ
- a CDS encoding glycine cleavage system protein R; its protein translation is MTRQKTYLVISALGEDHPGIVDQISRTVLEHGCNIEDSRMSVLGGEFAAMLLVEGKWNTLAKIENALPELERQLGMTIVSKRTGQRNAGANLLPYAVDVVSMDHPGIVNNLAAFFAERRINIEDMATSTYAAAHTGTPMFSVHIAVGIPADIHIAGLRDEFMDYCDGLNLDAVLEPLKS
- a CDS encoding Fe2+-dependent dioxygenase; amino-acid sequence: MLQIIPQLLGPAQLDKVHATLAELPAVAGTRSAGRSAARVKHNQELQPDPERMQRLARIIMSALGHHPVFRATALPERVADPIFARYRPGMHYGEHVDEPIMGGAGGRMRSDLALTLWLSPADDYDGGELVIRTSFGEQRVRGEAGDAVLYPASSLHQVAPVTRGERLVAVTWIQSLVRDPARRELLYELGQARETLLERAPDDPAAQRVDRSYVNLLRMWAEPG
- a CDS encoding SLC13 family permease translates to MEALAQLDWQGWFSLAMVACCFVLFAFTRVAPDIVTSGALTLLLVSGVLTAEEALAGFANPGMLTVGVLYVVVSGLAETGAIGWLGPRLLGRPHGPRAARVRLMAPVAALSALLNNTPVVAIFIPAVQDWARRHRLELSRLLIPLSYAGIVGGTCTLIGTSTNLVVNGLYIEHQGGAGLGLFEPLWIGLPVTLVTLGFLLLAGDWLLPRRQPPAAGYGDLREYVAEMLVEPGSALVGRSIEAAGLRQLPGLFLVEIERGAQVLPAVSPQAVLQAGDRLVFVGVIDSMMELQRTRGLIPANDQVFKLDLPRPGRCFVEAVLSDKSPLIGLSVRDGRFRNRYDAVIIALSRNGRRVRGKIGDIVLAPGDTLLLETRPDFVERQRNVRDFLLVSQIGDSHPLEHRRAPLAIAIVLAMVAVVAFGWLSMLEAALLAAGSMILTGCTSGRIARRAPDWQVLVVIATSFGIGAALEKTGAAALLAGGLIGLADGQPWSALGLVFVATALLTSLATNNVAAVLVFPIAVETARTMGVALEPFVLTLMVAASASFATPIGYQTNLMVFNVGGYRFGDFVRAGVPLTLLVGVVTVALTPLVWPFRP
- the mepA gene encoding penicillin-insensitive murein endopeptidase, whose translation is MSPLCSRPLHPLLLLSLSLGWCAVAVANPWPGVERPSAGPAQVIGAPANGCLAGAVALPASGVGYLDVRRWRGRYYGHPRLLALIETLGRAQQARDERLVMVGDLSQPRGGRMSGGHRSHQHGLDVDLWLTLAASPADARALLDEGDPPSLVSGDRVNRRWGEDARFLIEWAARRPEVDRLFVNPAIKRALCDATGGADWLRKVRPWWGHDAHTHVRLACPEDSPACEPQSPIPAGPGCGAELDWWFSAEARSPGSGRRVAEPTPPAACARLLNAP
- the smc gene encoding chromosome segregation protein SMC, which encodes MRLEKIKLAGFKSFVDPTSVAFPSNLVGVVGPNGCGKSNVIDAVRWVMGESSAKMLRGESMADVIFNGSTGRKPVGTASIELVFDNSDGRAGGEYARFAQISVKRQVTRDGQSTYFLNGARCRRRDIQDLFLGTGLGPRSYAIIEQGMISRIIEARPEDLRLFLEEAAGISKYKERRRETENRMRHTRENLERLDDLREEVGKQLEHLERQAATAEKYTRLKAEERQLGLELKALRWRALATEIATDDRHIAEAETGAEGHLAEQRRIESELEQRRAARAEAGESFNKVQERFYAVGAEIARTEQAIEFASQARARTESELARLDQEQGDAARHLERDRARLVELEQALAADEPELARAEQALAEVAGSVMTAEEQLRSWEAEWDRFNREAAQPAEQAQVERARINAIEQRIERDRERRRRIEEEVSRLRSADVHERIEVLEEQEEVCLARIDDFEQRQHTHAETLAEHDRALRTLAAELDQVRTELQQTKGRHASLLALQEASLAESAGGDWLAGRGLADAPRLLDGLEVEPGWERAVECVLGERLGALGCDHPERHLIAPAAVPSGVMLFDSAATSTAAVGETLAARVRGSGPLDALLVGVLAAEGVEQALADRARLAAGEYWVTREGFRVGRDWWRAPPTDDDGVLARAEAVRGLEQQIETLEAREQVLLEDDEQRRAARAEAEQVRAATAATLAEYQRELSTLRSELAGLRTRDEHQRARLQALAEERTELEEQRAEALLEMEDRRERLHDLLAEVDALAERRESLDGERERLRAVVAEGRERERGCREQAQTLRVRVESNRTAQTATRHSLDRAEERGAQLAERRETLLDSLEAGVEPLAEQRERLEEQLELRVEIEARLGEARARVETLEAEQRALEQARQRLEQLLAGAHQGLDALRLARQERLVRQRTLEEQLAESAASAPTLLEGLDPEATEEVWQQRLTQTGNRIQRLGAINLAAIDEFKEQSQRKTYLDAQHADISDSLETLEQAIRKIDRETRTRFKATYEQVNSGFQAIFPRLFGGGHAYLELTDDDLLETGVSVMARPPGKRNSSIHLLSGGEKALTAVALVFAIFELNPAPFCMLDEVDAPLDDANVGRFCELVRSMSDRVQFIFISHNKVTMEIADHLLGVTMHEPGVSRLVAVDVDEAVRLAAV
- a CDS encoding cell division protein ZipA — encoded protein: MDADTLRLILLVVGAILILALYLWERGHELEDPAGLDDDDTAGHARASTRAKREPALGDFDDGDAPREARRREAREDVPEDFDDTLEAVHQQALEPPAPLLLQVSVVAPDERPFAGEALMDVAETCGLHPGEMEIFHYTDTLDGEPRYAFSMANMVKPGIFPFDEMETFSTPGLLLFAQLEGEPEDMAVFDEMIATARKLATMLDGEVHDDHRKPLSIKKEEEMRRAVRENERLWAGVTLN